The DNA segment GAAGCGACCTTCCTGGTAGCGAGCCTCGGTGCTGCCGCAGTTCATGCAGACGAAACCGAACGAGGGTCCGTACGCCGGTCCGGAATATGGTTGGTACGGCTGGGCCGATGCCATCGGCTGATAGTACGCGGCCAAAGGTCTCTTGCTCTCCCACACCAGGAAGGTCCTCCCACAGAAGAGCTCCAAGCCCCGGATGGAATAGTAGATCAGGTATACCGCCCCGACGATCATGGCCACCAGCAGGAACAATCCCATGGCTAGGTCGGTACCGTCTCCCTGCCAGACCTCCATGGGCATGGAGAGATAATCGATGAAGAAGTGCAACATGATGCTGGCATAGATGCCATATTTTAGGAACAGGTATCCCAGTGCCAGTCCGGCCAGGAAGGTCGGTAGGACCTTGTAAAGGTCCCAGCTGAACACGTGGGCGAAGGCGAACATGGCCGAGGAAAATATCAGGAACAACTTTTCCCAGGATCCTATCTGGAAACCTCCGCCAAGGATGTATCGGCGGTAGGGACCCGTTTTTCCCTTTACCGCGTACACGACCGCCAATGGCAGGCCTATGAAAAGTATGCGGCAGATTACCTCCTCCCAGACAGAAGCACGCAGAAGGCTGTAAAGCAGCTCCCAAAGCTCAGAACCGGCGGTGCCACCACTAGAAGGGTCGATCCCGAACAACCCCAGGGTCAGGTAATAGGCGGCGTTCATCGTCAGGACGGCCATGAACAACGTGCTGATGACGTAGATGGGGGAGTGCTTCGTGGGCAGGAAACGCAATTCCCTACTGAACTCCTTCCGGCTCAGGTAGAGCATGAACACGAACGATAGCAGCACCGAGGCCACCAATAGTATGTAGAAGATGACGAATGCCAGGCCAGGTAGGCTAAGGAAACGTACCAGCCAGGGAAGGGCGACGTAGAGCGAGGTCGTCTTGTCCCAAGCCTCGGGAATGACCAGGCCCATGCCCCATAACATAATGCCAACATTTAAGGACACCAGGGCCAGAATGATCAAGGTCATGACGGCGCCAATGCCCCGTATCACCTCCCGTGCGGTCTGTATGCTGCTCTTCTGTACGATCAACCGGGGTGGCGGGGCATAATAATCGTACTGTCGGGAGGCAGCCTCGTCCTGCAATGTCAACGGCATGCCGCAATGAGGGCAGAACATAGCGTCCTGCGGCATAGGCGACGCGCAACGTGGGCACGTGCGAGGCTCACCGTGGTCCATACCCCCTTTCATCTTGGGCGCTCTATTTTTAACTGTCGATTCAGACCCCATCCCTTGAAACTCAGTTTCTGAATATTTTTTTACCCATAAATAAGGCCAGTATGGAAAAGGCGCTAAGCAAACCTTTATAGTTTTACTAAATGTTCCATAGGCAATATAATGGAGGCAACCGCAATGGATGACGATGCGCCGGGTAAAAAAGTCGATTTCGTTACAATGAGTTCTGAAAAGATCCCCTTTGGCCGCAACAACTTCATCGAGGTGGCGCGCAAGAAGGCTATCACCGATGATGGTGAGAACGAGTTCATTTCGCTCTCCCGGGGATATTACCTGCCCGACGGCACCGAGCGGTTCAAGAAATCCGTGACCATTCCAGATGATCCGGCGATCAAGAACTTCGTCATAGAGAAGATACGCTCGATGTGAGCGTTCTCAATCTTATTTTTCCATTATCAGTTCAAGATAGGACCGGCGTTCGTTCCCTTTTAGGCCAAGTTGTCGCTTCAACAGCATGATCTTCTCTTTACCGGCAACAAGGTCCTCGCCTTCGTACTCCAGTTCGACGTAATCACCCAGACCTTCCACCCGGTCCAAGCATATCTCCACATCCTGGTACGAATATACCGTGCGGCTTTTAGCCACCCGTAAAAACGGTTTGAACCCCACCCTTTCCAGTACAGAGGACATGAGTGATAGGTCCTCCACGCCCAGTTCGATCTCCTCTCGCATCTTTGTATCCGCGTCCATTTTCGGTCCCTTGTAGGTGATGCGAGATCGGTCGTTCTCCCTTCTCAGCCTCAGGGCCTCATCCGTGACCCCGAAATCACGTTCTGGGTGGGAGAAGTATACGTCTTCCTGATCAAGGTCCTCGACGTGCTCGGCGCCAAGTTCTTTCAGTCGGCGTTCCAACCCGTTCAGGTCCGGGCAGGGCACCTTTATCTCCAGCTCGATCATGGGCTCAATCCCTACTCCCGATTGCAATATATAAATTACTGGAATCTAATGAAGTATGTGATCGCATGGAAAAGAACGAGCTGGGTCTGTTGCAGGTATACACTGGCGATGGCAAAGGTAAGACCACCGCTGCCATGGGTTTGGCGTTGCGCGCCTGGGGCCATGGCCTTCGTATCTGCGTTATCCAGTTCATGAAGAAAGGCGAAGATTACGGCGAAGTTCGCGGATTGCGTAAGATGGACGTGGACGTGTTCCAATTCGGTTCGGGGAAGTT comes from the Methanomassiliicoccales archaeon genome and includes:
- the cyaB gene encoding class IV adenylate cyclase yields the protein MIELEIKVPCPDLNGLERRLKELGAEHVEDLDQEDVYFSHPERDFGVTDEALRLRRENDRSRITYKGPKMDADTKMREEIELGVEDLSLMSSVLERVGFKPFLRVAKSRTVYSYQDVEICLDRVEGLGDYVELEYEGEDLVAGKEKIMLLKRQLGLKGNERRSYLELIMEK
- a CDS encoding CPBP family glutamic-type intramembrane protease, which produces MKGGMDHGEPRTCPRCASPMPQDAMFCPHCGMPLTLQDEAASRQYDYYAPPPRLIVQKSSIQTAREVIRGIGAVMTLIILALVSLNVGIMLWGMGLVIPEAWDKTTSLYVALPWLVRFLSLPGLAFVIFYILLVASVLLSFVFMLYLSRKEFSRELRFLPTKHSPIYVISTLFMAVLTMNAAYYLTLGLFGIDPSSGGTAGSELWELLYSLLRASVWEEVICRILFIGLPLAVVYAVKGKTGPYRRYILGGGFQIGSWEKLFLIFSSAMFAFAHVFSWDLYKVLPTFLAGLALGYLFLKYGIYASIMLHFFIDYLSMPMEVWQGDGTDLAMGLFLLVAMIVGAVYLIYYSIRGLELFCGRTFLVWESKRPLAAYYQPMASAQPYQPYSGPAYGPSFGFVCMNCGSTEARYQEGRFVCSRCGKDS